GGCGCACGCGATAGCGGAAGCTCGCGCGGGTCAGATCGTCCGACGGCCAGATCGGCTCCCAGGGGGTGAGAAAGGCGCGACTTTGCTCGCGCAGACTGGCCCATTCGAGGTAATCGCGCATTTCGGAGGGGCGCATATAGACGCCCTCGCCCTGGATCGGCATGTCGCGACGGCCAAGAACGCCGAAGATCGCCATACTGATGCTCTCCGTCACGCCTGCGCGGCGCGGGCGCGCTCGCTGATGAAGGCGCTGACGCGCGCTTCGTCGTTTTCGAGAATGGTGAACCGCTCGGGCCCTTCCAGCCGCGCGGCGATGGCGTCGGGCGCCCGCGGCCGGCAGCCGATGGCGCGCTCGATCGCGTCCGGGAATTTGGCCGGATGCGCGGTGGAGAGCGCAACGACCGGCGTCGCCGGATCCGCCTCGAGCCGCACGCGCGCCGCACGGACGCCCGTCGCCGTATGCGGATCGAGCACATAGCCGGCCTCGCGCCAAGTGCGCGCGATCTCCGCCGTGGTCTGCGCCTCGCCGACGGACTGGGCGTCGAATTCGGCGCGGATCGTCTCCAGCGCGGCGGGCGGAATGTCGAAGGCGCCCGACTGGTCGAGCGAGGCGAAGGCGCCGCGCAGCGCCGCGTGATCGCGCCCCGTGGCGTCGAACAGCAGCCGCTCGAAATTGGAGGAGACCTGGATGTCCATGGAAGGCGATTGCGTCGGCGTCACGCCGCGCGGTTCGTAGCGGCCGGTCGCCAGCGCGCGGGCGAGAATGTCGTTGGCGTTGGTTGCGACGATGAGCCGCTCGACCGGCAGACCCATGCGCTTGGCGATATAGCCGGCGAGCACATCGCCGAAATTGCCGGTCGGCACGGCGTAGGAAATCCGCCGGTGCGGCGCGCCGAGCGCGACGCCGCTGGTGAAATAGTAAACCATCTGCGCGACGACCCGCGCCCAGTTGATCGAATTGACGCCGGCAAGACCGACGCGCTCGCGGAAGGGCCTGTTGCGGAAGAGCCGCTTCAGAATGTTCTGCGCGTCGTCGAATGTCCCCTGAAGCGCGATGGTGTGGACATTGTCCTCCGTCACCGTCGTCATCTGCTTGCGCTGCACGTCGGAAACGCGCCCATGCGGATAGAGGATGAAGACGTCGACGCGCGGCAGGCCGCGAAACGCCTCGATCGCCGCCGCGCCCGTGTCGCCCGAGGTGGCGCCGACGATGGTCGCGCGCAGATTTCGCTTCTCCAGAACATCATTCATCATACGGCCAAGCAGCTGCATGGCCAGATCCTTGAAGGCGAGCGTCGGGCCGTGGAACAACTCCAGCACGAAAAGATTGTCGGCGATCTGGGTCATCGGCGCGATGGCGCGATGGCGGAAGCTCGCATAGGCGACCTCTGTCTGCGCGCGCAGCGCCGTCTGCGCCGCTTCATCCGTCAGAAAGGGCCCGATCAGCCGGGCCGCCGCCTCGGCATAGGGAACGCCCGCCAGCGCGGCGATATCGCCGGGCGAAACATGTGGATAAGCCAGCGGCGTGTACAGGCCGCCGTCCGTGGCGAGGCCGGCGAGGAGAACGTCGTCGAAAGCAAGCTGCGCGGCTTCGCCACGCGTCGAGAGATAGCGCAAGTGTCGGTCCGTCGGAGCTTGGGACGCGCGCTCGAACAGCGCGCCGGGGAAACTTCTATCACATTCGCGTCGGCCGCAAGGCGGCTCTTGCGCAACTTCAACCGTTCCGTGACAGCCGCCCGCGCGCAAACAGGCCGAAGACGACGAGAAGCGCCGCCGCGAGCGAGAACCAGGTCAAGGCGTAGGTGAGGTGGTTGTTGGGAAATTCGGGCGCGACGGGGACGCGGCGCGGGTAGCCGTTCGGCCCCTGGCTCGACGGCGTCTCGAGCGCGATGGTGAAGGGCGCCGCCCCGGCCAGGCCGAGCGTCGCCGCCATGGCGGCCGGGTCGCGGGTGTACCAGATGCGCCGCTGCGGCGTATCCGCCGGCGTAAACATGTTGCGGCTCTGGGGACCCCGCAGGAGGCCGGCGATCTCGGTCTCGCCCGCAGGCGGCACGCGGCCGGCTTCGTCGTCGACTTTCGACAGGGGCGCAAAACCGCGCTCGACGAGCGCCACGCCGCCCGAGTCGAGCGCGAAGGGCGTCAGGACCATATAGCCCGGCTCGAGGCCGAAGCCTTCCGGCGGCTTCATGAACACCAGCGCGTCACGGCCGGGGAGATAATGCCCCCGCGCCGTCACATGGGAAAAGTCGTAATCGGCCGGGATCAGCGCGCCCCATCGGTCCTGCGGTGGCGCCGGCGTCGGCGCGGCCTGCGCGCGGGATTCGACGCGGGCGATCAGCGCCTCTTTTTCGGCGAGGCGGCGGACCTGCCAGAAACCGAGGCTCATGAGGAGCGCGAAGGCGACCGCGGTCGCGACGCCCGGTCCCACCAGCGCCCGCGCCGCGGGTGTCATGATTCCCGCTGGCCCTCTTCGGCCTTGTTGAAATATTGCAGCGCGATCAGCAGCCCCTTGGTCGGCCGAAGCAGGCCGATGCAGACGATGGCCGAAAGCGGCAGGAAGATCAGGGCGTGAATCCAGTAGGCCGGCTGGTAGACCACCTCAATATACCAGGCGAGGCCGACGATGATGAAACCGGCGATGGTCATGACGAAAATGGCCGGTCCGTCGCCCGTGTCGGCGAAGGAGAAGTCGAGGCCGCAGACTTCGCATTTGGGCGCGACCGTCAGCAGGCCTTCGATCATGTGCCCCTTGCTGCAACGGGGACATCTGCCAAGCAGCCCATCGATATAGACCTGCGCCGGAGGGTAGACCTGCTCTTCAGACATCTTGTGCTCGCCTTTTAAAGAAAACGGCCACGGCAGGGCCGTGACCGCCATTATCCGGTCATGTCGCTGTCGCGGGCGCGCGACTACTCCATCGCGCCGCCCCAGTTCCCCCAGACATATATGCAGCAGAACAGGAACAGCCAGACCACGTCGACGAAGTGCCAGTACCAGGCGGCGAATTCGAAGCCGAGGTGCTGGTCGGGCTTGAAGTGGCCCTTGTAGGTGCGCACCAGGCAGACGATCAGGAACAGCGTGCCGACGATGACGTGGAAGCCGTGGAAGCCCGTCGCCATGAAGAAGGTCGAGCCGTAATTGGTCGCCGCCGGATGCGCCGGATCGAAGGAGAAGGCGAAGGGCGCGTGGGCGTATTCGTAGCCCTGCACGGCCGTGAAGATCAGGCCGAGCGCGATGGTGGCGATCAGGCCCTTCTTGAGCTGGTCGCGATCATTGTGCAGCAGGCCGTGATGCGCCCAGGTCAGGGTCGCGCCCGAGGTGAGCAGGATGATGGTGTTGAGCAGCGGCAGCTTCCAGGGGCTCAGCACCTCGACGCCCTTCGGCGGCCAGACGCCCTGGAACAGCTCCGTGCGCGTCACCTGCCAGACATCGTCCGGGAAGATGCTGGAATTGAAGAAGGCCCAGAACCAGGCGACGAAGAACATCACTTCGGAGAGGATGAAGAGGATCATCCCGTAGCGGTGATGCAGCTGCACAACCGGCGTGTGATGGCCCTCGGTCTCCGCTTCGCGGACGATGTCGCTCCACCAGGCGTACATGACCGCCAGGATCGCCGCGAAACCGGCGAAGAACAGGGTGCCGCCCCAGGTCTGGCCATAGATCGGCGAGCCCTTGTGCTGCGCCATCCACATGATGGCGCCGATTGCGGTCGCCAGAGCGGCGAAGGCGCCGGCGATCGGCCACGGACTCGGATCGACGAGATGGTAGTCGTGTTGAGGTTTCGCGTGTCCGTCGGCCATTTCTACTTTCCTCGTCATGCGCCGGTCGCCCGGCGTGTTCCTAAGGTTATACGCTTCCCCCGGCGTCGCCGCGGTCAGGACTTTTGCTTCTCCGCACGCCGCATCGCGGCGGCGGTCAGGACTTTGGCTTCTGCCCCACCACCGCGCTCGTTGCGGCTTTCGCCGGCGCCTTGGTCGGATAGAAGGAATAGGACAGGGTGATCTCCTCCACCCGCCGCATCGCCTCGTCTGATTCGAGGGCGGGGTCGAGATAGAAGACGACCGGCCATTCGGCCGTCTCGCCCGGCGCGAGCTTCTGCTCGCTGAAGCAGAAGCACTGCACCTTCACGAAAAACGCGCCAGCCTGATCCGGGCTGACGTTATAGGCCGCCTGCCCGCTCGTCTCCTTGTCGGAGAGATTGGCGACCTTGTAATAGACCGTCGTCGTCTCGCCGGTGCGCAGCGTCACCTTGGGAAATTCCGGCTCGAATTTCCACGGCAGATCGCGGGCGACATTGGCGTCGAAGCGCACGACCAGATGCCGTTCGCCCTGCTTCAGCGCGGCCGTCTTGCCAATCTGCGGCGTGCCGCCGAAGCCGGTCGCGGCGCAGAAGGCGCGATAAAGCGGTACAGACGCGAAGGACAGGCCCAGCATGCCCAGCGAACCGACGACGAGCGTCGCGGCGAGGGCGCGCGGGCTGCGTTTCGGCTTGCGGGCGTCGTCGGTCATGTCAGAGCGCCCGATTGGCGACGGCGCCGCCGAGACGGACGACTGTGATCGCATAGAAGAGCACGGCGAGCAGCGCCACGGTGACGCCGATCGCAATGTTGCGCGCGCGACGGCTGCGCGCCTGCTCGGGCGTCAGCACGACGCCGTCGGGCGTCTCCGGATTGCTTTGCTCGTTCATCGGGCTGTTCATGTCTTTTCCTTTGTGCGCGTTCAGAGGTAGCCGGCGATATGGGCGACGCGCTCTGCGACGAGAATGAGGAAGAGCATGAAAAGATAGGAGATGGAGAAGAGGAACAGTTTCAGCGACGCGCGCCGGGCGGCGTCGCCCTCGCGCCTGCGATAGACCTGCGCCGCGAGCCACACGAGATAGAGGCCCGAAAGGATCGCTGCGACTCCATAGATCGCGGTCGCAAAGCCCATCAGCCAGGGCAGGACGGCGAGCGGCGCCAGCAGCAGCGAATAAATCAGGATTTCGGTGCGCGTGCGGTCCGTGCCCAGCACATTCGGCATCATGGGCACGCCGGCGCGGCCGTAATCATCGTGCTTGAGGATCGCCAGCGCCCAGAAATGCGGCGGCGTCCAGACGAAGATGATCGCGAAGAGGACAATGCTCGCCAGGCTGATGTCGCCCGTCGCGGCGGCGTAGCCGACCATGGGCGGCAAGGCGCCCGCGGCGCCGCCGATCACGATGTTCTGCGGCGTCGAGCGCTTCAGCCACATCGTATAGACGACGACATAGAAGAAGATGGTGAAGGCGAGCAGCGAGGCCGCCAGCCAGTTGGTGGCGAAGCCGAGCGTGAAGACCGAAAGCAGCGCCAGCACCATGCCGAAGGCGAGCGCGGAGTCGCCGTCGAGACGACCAGCCGGGATCGGGCGCGTCTGCGTGCGCGTCATCACCGCATCGATGTCGGCGTCGTACCACATGTTGAGCGCGCCCGAGGCGCCGGCGCCGACGGCGATGGACAGAATCGCGGTGAAGACGATCAACGGATGCGGCGGAACCGGCGCAAGCAGCAGGCCCGCGAGCGCCGTCAGCACCACGAGCGACATGACGCGCGGCTTCAGCAGCCGGATATAGTCGGACGGATCCGCGACCGGAATATGCGGGCTCTGGCCGTCGTCGATGTAGGATGCGTCGCTCATCGCCGTCGCTCTTGACCTGGCAGAAACCAAAGGGCCGGAAATTTCGAGGCAGCCGGCGCGGGCGAAACCCGCGCCGGCTGTTGTCGCTTACTGGTGGCCGGAGCCGGAGATGCGCGGCAGCACCTCGAACTGATGGAACGGCGGCGGCGAAGGCAGCGTCCATTCCAGCGTCGTGGCGCCCGGACCCCACGGATTCGCGCCCGCTTCACGCTTGCGCGCGAAGGCTTCCCACACAGTGTAGAAGAAGATCAGCATGCTGAGGCCGCCAATGAACGCGCCGATCGACGAGATGTAGTTCCAGAGCGCGAAGGCGTCCGGATAGTCGATGTAGCGGCGCGGCATGCCGGCGAGACCCAGGAAGTGCTGCGGGAAGAAGGTCAGGTTGATGCCGATGAACAGCACGATGAAGTGAAACTTCGACAGGGTCTCGTTGTAGAGATAGCCCGTCATCTTCGGGAACCAGTAATAGAAGCCCGCGAAGACGGCGAAGACCGCGCCGAGCGACATCGTGTAGTGGAAGTGCGCCACCACGAAATAGGTCTCGTGGAGCTGACGGTCGGCCGAGGCGTTCGCCAGCACGACGCCGGTGACGCCGCCCATGGTGAACACGAAGATGAAGCCGATCGCCCAGATCATCGGCGCGCGGAAGGTGATCGAGCCGCCCCACATCGTCGCGATCCAGGAGAAGATCTTGATGCCGGTCGGCACCGCGATCACCATGGTGGCGAAGACGAAGTAGCGCTGCGCGTTCAGCGACAGGCCGACCGTATACATGTGGTGCGCCCACACGATGCAGCCGAGGAAGCCGATGCAGACCATCGCATAGGCCATGCCGAGATAGCCGAAGACCGGCTTGCGCGAGAAGGTCGACACGATGTGGCTGATGAGGCCGAAGCCCGGCAGGATCAGCACGTACACTTCCGGATGGCCGAAGAACCAGAACAGATGCTGGAACAGCAGCGGATCGCCGCCGCCGGCCGGATCGTAGAACATGGTGCCGAAGTTGCGGTCCGTCAGCAGCATGGTGATGGCGCCGGCGAGAACCGGAAGCGTCAGAACCAGCAGGAAGGCGGTGACGAGCATGGCCCAGGCGAAGAGCGGCATCTTGTGCAGCGTCATGCCCGGCGCGCGCATGTTGAAGATCGTGGTGATGAAGTTGATCGAACCCAGGATCGACGACGCGCCCGCGAGATGCAGCGACAGGATCACGAAATCCATCGCCGGGCCGGGGTGGCCGATGTTCGACGACAGCGGCGGATAGAACACCCAGCCGCCGCCGAAGCCCATCATGCCCGGCGCGCCCTCGACGAACATCGACATCACCAGAAGGATCAGCGACACCGCGAGGAACCAGAAGGAGATGTTGTTGAGGCGCGGGAAGGCCATGTCCGGCGCGCCGATCATGATCGGCACGAACCAGTTGGCGAAGCCGCCCATCAGCGCCGGCATGACCATGAAGAAGATCATGAGCACGCCATGCGCCGTGATGAACACATTGTAGAGGTTCTTGGCGGCGTCGGGGCCCGTTGACGGATCAGCGCCGTTGATCAGCTTGGCCAGTCCCGGGAACACATTGATGCCCGGATACATGAGCTCGGCGCGAATGCCGATCGACATCAGCAGGCCGACCATGCCGCCGATGACGGCGAGGATCAGATAGAGCGTGCCAATGTCTTTGTGGTTCGTGGAGAAGAGAAAGCGGCGCAGGCCTCTCGGATGGTCATGCGCTCCGGCAGTCGAACTCGCCATCGTTTTTTCCTCGATGTCTGATGTTGTCTTGCGTCTTTGTCAGCGAGCCTGCTCGTTCGACGCGAGGCGCGTGGACGGTTCAGCGGCGGCGAACTTCTTCTTCGCCTCCGCCAGCCACTCGTCATATTTGTCGCGGCTCACGACGCGGATCGCCATCGGCATGAACGCATGGTCCTTGCCGCAGATCTTGGAGCACTGGCCGTAATAGACGCCTTCCTTTTCCGCCTTGAACCAGGTCTCGTTCAACCGGCCGGGCACCGCGTCCATGCGGACGCCGAAGGCGGGGATCACGAAGGAGTGAATGACGTCAGCCGCGGTGATCTGCAGCTTCACGACCTCATTGACGGGAACGTAGGCCTCATTGTCGACCGCAAGGAGACGCGGCTCGCCTTCCTTGAGATCGGCGTCCGGCTTCATGAGCTGGTCGAAGCCGAAGCCGCCGCCCTGATCCTCGGGATATTTATAGGACCAGTACCACTGATTGCCGGTGACCTTGATCGTGATCTTCGATTCCGGAATCTCGACCTGATGCGCGAGGATTCGGAAAGACGGAATCGCGATGACCACGAGGATGAGAATCGGGACCAGCGTCCAGACGATCTCGAGGCCGGTGTGGTGCGTCAGCTTCGACGGCACCGGATTGGACTGCTCATTGTAGCGCCAGGAGACGTAGAGGAGCAGGCCCAGCACCGAAAGGGCGATGAAGGTGATGATTGGCAGCAGAATGCCGTTGTAGAAAAACTGCGTTTCACGCCCAACCTCGGTCACCGTCGCCGGCAGGCCGATGCCGCCGGGAGTCGGCTGTCCCTCGACCTGTGCATAGGCGAAGCCAGCGAAGAGGACGACCGGAAGCGCGACTGCGGCCGCAAGCGCCCCGACAGAAAGGTAGTTTCGATTGCCCGTGGACATGCAGGTCGCCTTTCGCACCTTTATTCGTCAGACAGTTCGGTTCTTTTTATGCAATTTTCGGGCGCGCTTCCGCCGCCGAAAGCTTTCGCCCGACTGTGGCCCGGTTCAACCACAAACGCAGGCCCTGCGCAATTGCTGCGACGCCAAAACGTCGCAGACAAATAGTCGCGCCGGAGAGCTTCGGGCAAGCTGCGGAAACACGGCCATCCGGGCGGGCGACGCTTGACAGGACACGCTGATTTGCTAGGCAACGACGGCCCTGCCGCGCTTTTGCGCCGCCCCGAAGCGGCCTTTTTTCGGCTTATGTTCGGGACACGACAGGCCCCCTGCTGCTGGAGAACGCATGAAGCTTTCGCGCGTCGCGACGTCCTTCGCCCCCTTGCGACATCTCGTCGCGGGCGCCCTTGGCGCCCTGCTCGCGACTGCCGGCGGCGGCGCGCAGGCGCAGGGGGTGGTGAAATCCAAATATGGCGATTGGGAAATCCGTTGCGAGACGCCGGCCGGCGCCTCCGCCGAGCAATGCGCGCTGATTCAAAGCGTCGTCGCTGAAGACAAGAACAATGTGAATCTCGTTGTCATCGTGCTCAAGACGAGCGACGGGAAAAGCCGCCTGCTGCGCGTCATCGCGCCGCTCGGCGTCCTGCTTCCCAACGGACTGGGTCTGAAAATCGACCAAACCGACATTGGCCGCGCCGGTTTTGTCAAATGTCTGCCCACCGGCTGCGTCGCCGAGGTGGTGATGGACGACAAGCTCGTCGATCAGATGAAAAACGGCCGGACGGCGACCTTCATCATTCATCAGGTGCCCGAGGAGGGCATCGGCCTGCCGCTGACGCTGCAGGGTTTCAAGGAAGGCTACGCGAAGCTGCCCTGATGGCCGGGCGGCGTCGACAAGGAGCGCGCAGAGGCATGAAGACATATCTTGCTGGATGGGCGACGCTGGCGCTCGCCGCCAGTTTCGGCGTTCAACAGGCGGCGGCCTTCGATTTTCCCAAGCTTGGCGTGCCGGAGGTTCTCGGCGGCGGCGGCGGCGCGCAGCCGCAGACGCCGGGCGCGACCGCGGATTGTCCGGTGATTGTCGCGGAAGAGGGCGGTCAGATGCTGCGCGCCCCCGCGGGCGCGGAGGCCGCCGCCGTGCACCATCAGGTCTCCATCAAGGAGATCGCCCGCGAGTGCATCGTCGAGGGCGATCATGTGCTCATCCGCGTCGGCGTCGAGGGCGACGCCGTGCTCGGCCCGACCGGGGCCCCCGGGACATATGGCGGCACGATCCGGGTGGCGCTGCGCAAGACGCACGACGATTCGATTCTCAACTCGAAGAACTATCGGATCAGCGCCACCATTCCCGCTGGCGGGGCGCGCGCGGATTTCCGTCTGCTTGCCGAACCCATCGCCGCGCCGCCGAGCGCGAAGGCGCAGGATGATTTCGAGATTCTCGTCGGTTTCACCGAAGGCTCGGCGGACGTCGACAAGCCGCCGCGTGCAAAAAAGCGCCGCCGCTAGCACGCGAGTCATTGCGAGGAGCGCAGCGACGAAGCAATCCAGAGCCAGGACCGGCGTCTGGATTGCTTCGCTCTGCTCGCAATGACGGGCGCGGTTTGGTGCGCCAGATGGAAAGCAATAAATCGTTATCTTAAAAACAAGGCAGCCAACAAAAAG
The DNA window shown above is from Methylocystis echinoides and carries:
- a CDS encoding SURF1 family protein, which translates into the protein MTPAARALVGPGVATAVAFALLMSLGFWQVRRLAEKEALIARVESRAQAAPTPAPPQDRWGALIPADYDFSHVTARGHYLPGRDALVFMKPPEGFGLEPGYMVLTPFALDSGGVALVERGFAPLSKVDDEAGRVPPAGETEIAGLLRGPQSRNMFTPADTPQRRIWYTRDPAAMAATLGLAGAAPFTIALETPSSQGPNGYPRRVPVAPEFPNNHLTYALTWFSLAAALLVVFGLFARGRLSRNG
- a CDS encoding cytochrome c oxidase assembly protein, with protein sequence MTDDARKPKRSPRALAATLVVGSLGMLGLSFASVPLYRAFCAATGFGGTPQIGKTAALKQGERHLVVRFDANVARDLPWKFEPEFPKVTLRTGETTTVYYKVANLSDKETSGQAAYNVSPDQAGAFFVKVQCFCFSEQKLAPGETAEWPVVFYLDPALESDEAMRRVEEITLSYSFYPTKAPAKAATSAVVGQKPKS
- the coxB gene encoding cytochrome c oxidase subunit II; protein product: MSTGNRNYLSVGALAAAVALPVVLFAGFAYAQVEGQPTPGGIGLPATVTEVGRETQFFYNGILLPIITFIALSVLGLLLYVSWRYNEQSNPVPSKLTHHTGLEIVWTLVPILILVVIAIPSFRILAHQVEIPESKITIKVTGNQWYWSYKYPEDQGGGFGFDQLMKPDADLKEGEPRLLAVDNEAYVPVNEVVKLQITAADVIHSFVIPAFGVRMDAVPGRLNETWFKAEKEGVYYGQCSKICGKDHAFMPMAIRVVSRDKYDEWLAEAKKKFAAAEPSTRLASNEQAR
- the thrC gene encoding threonine synthase; amino-acid sequence: MRYLSTRGEAAQLAFDDVLLAGLATDGGLYTPLAYPHVSPGDIAALAGVPYAEAAARLIGPFLTDEAAQTALRAQTEVAYASFRHRAIAPMTQIADNLFVLELFHGPTLAFKDLAMQLLGRMMNDVLEKRNLRATIVGATSGDTGAAAIEAFRGLPRVDVFILYPHGRVSDVQRKQMTTVTEDNVHTIALQGTFDDAQNILKRLFRNRPFRERVGLAGVNSINWARVVAQMVYYFTSGVALGAPHRRISYAVPTGNFGDVLAGYIAKRMGLPVERLIVATNANDILARALATGRYEPRGVTPTQSPSMDIQVSSNFERLLFDATGRDHAALRGAFASLDQSGAFDIPPAALETIRAEFDAQSVGEAQTTAEIARTWREAGYVLDPHTATGVRAARVRLEADPATPVVALSTAHPAKFPDAIERAIGCRPRAPDAIAARLEGPERFTILENDEARVSAFISERARAAQA
- a CDS encoding invasion associated locus B family protein is translated as MKLSRVATSFAPLRHLVAGALGALLATAGGGAQAQGVVKSKYGDWEIRCETPAGASAEQCALIQSVVAEDKNNVNLVVIVLKTSDGKSRLLRVIAPLGVLLPNGLGLKIDQTDIGRAGFVKCLPTGCVAEVVMDDKLVDQMKNGRTATFIIHQVPEEGIGLPLTLQGFKEGYAKLP
- a CDS encoding heme o synthase, producing the protein MSDASYIDDGQSPHIPVADPSDYIRLLKPRVMSLVVLTALAGLLLAPVPPHPLIVFTAILSIAVGAGASGALNMWYDADIDAVMTRTQTRPIPAGRLDGDSALAFGMVLALLSVFTLGFATNWLAASLLAFTIFFYVVVYTMWLKRSTPQNIVIGGAAGALPPMVGYAAATGDISLASIVLFAIIFVWTPPHFWALAILKHDDYGRAGVPMMPNVLGTDRTRTEILIYSLLLAPLAVLPWLMGFATAIYGVAAILSGLYLVWLAAQVYRRREGDAARRASLKLFLFSISYLFMLFLILVAERVAHIAGYL
- a CDS encoding cytochrome c oxidase subunit 3, encoding MADGHAKPQHDYHLVDPSPWPIAGAFAALATAIGAIMWMAQHKGSPIYGQTWGGTLFFAGFAAILAVMYAWWSDIVREAETEGHHTPVVQLHHRYGMILFILSEVMFFVAWFWAFFNSSIFPDDVWQVTRTELFQGVWPPKGVEVLSPWKLPLLNTIILLTSGATLTWAHHGLLHNDRDQLKKGLIATIALGLIFTAVQGYEYAHAPFAFSFDPAHPAATNYGSTFFMATGFHGFHVIVGTLFLIVCLVRTYKGHFKPDQHLGFEFAAWYWHFVDVVWLFLFCCIYVWGNWGGAME
- a CDS encoding DUF983 domain-containing protein; this encodes MSEEQVYPPAQVYIDGLLGRCPRCSKGHMIEGLLTVAPKCEVCGLDFSFADTGDGPAIFVMTIAGFIIVGLAWYIEVVYQPAYWIHALIFLPLSAIVCIGLLRPTKGLLIALQYFNKAEEGQRES
- the ctaD gene encoding cytochrome c oxidase subunit I; translated protein: MASSTAGAHDHPRGLRRFLFSTNHKDIGTLYLILAVIGGMVGLLMSIGIRAELMYPGINVFPGLAKLINGADPSTGPDAAKNLYNVFITAHGVLMIFFMVMPALMGGFANWFVPIMIGAPDMAFPRLNNISFWFLAVSLILLVMSMFVEGAPGMMGFGGGWVFYPPLSSNIGHPGPAMDFVILSLHLAGASSILGSINFITTIFNMRAPGMTLHKMPLFAWAMLVTAFLLVLTLPVLAGAITMLLTDRNFGTMFYDPAGGGDPLLFQHLFWFFGHPEVYVLILPGFGLISHIVSTFSRKPVFGYLGMAYAMVCIGFLGCIVWAHHMYTVGLSLNAQRYFVFATMVIAVPTGIKIFSWIATMWGGSITFRAPMIWAIGFIFVFTMGGVTGVVLANASADRQLHETYFVVAHFHYTMSLGAVFAVFAGFYYWFPKMTGYLYNETLSKFHFIVLFIGINLTFFPQHFLGLAGMPRRYIDYPDAFALWNYISSIGAFIGGLSMLIFFYTVWEAFARKREAGANPWGPGATTLEWTLPSPPPFHQFEVLPRISGSGHQ